The DNA segment GCAAGCTGCTCGGCATCTTCTTCATCTTGGTGAAGAAGCGCGCAGCGAATTTGCGCGTATCGTCGTTCATGTCCCAGTACCAGCTGTCGGTCATCAGCAGGCCTTCGGTGTTCTTCAAGCCCAGGCTGTGGATGTCGTTGATGAACATCAGCAGGCCGGCGATCTTCATCGTCTTGGTGATGCCGAATTCCTTGGCCGCCTTGATCGCGTTGATGGTGTCGCCGCCGGCATTGGCCAGGCCCAGGATCTGCGCCTTGGACGCTTGCGCCTGCAGCAGGAACGACGAGAAGTCGGAGGCCGACAGCGGATGGCGCACCGCGCCCACCACCGTGCCACCGTTGGCCTTCACCACGGCCGCGGTATCGTTTTCCAGCGAGTGGCCGAAGGCATAGTCGGCGGTCAGGAAGAACCACGACTTGCCACCCTGCTTGACCACCGCACTGCCGGTACCCTTGGCGAGCGCCACCGTGTCATACGCATAGTGCACGGTGTAAGGCGAGCACTCTTCGTTGGTCAGGCGCGCCGAGCCGGCACCGATATTGAAGTAGACCTTCTTCTTCTCCGAGGCCACCTTGTTCATGGCCAGGCCGGTGGCGGAATTGGTGCCGCCGATCAGCACGTCCAGGCCCTGCTGGTCCATCCACTCGCGCGCCTTCGAGGCGGCGATGTCGGCCTTGTTCTGGTGATCGGCCGAAACCAGCTCGATCGGCTTGCCCAGCACCTTGCCACCGTTGTCCTCGATCGCCATCTTGATGGCTTCGAGGCCGCCCGGGCCGTC comes from the Cupriavidus basilensis genome and includes:
- a CDS encoding ABC transporter substrate-binding protein, which translates into the protein MKMTRLAVALAAIVTGVAMGSASAQVSGDTVKIGYITDMSGLYADIDGPGGLEAIKMAIEDNGGKVLGKPIELVSADHQNKADIAASKAREWMDQQGLDVLIGGTNSATGLAMNKVASEKKKVYFNIGAGSARLTNEECSPYTVHYAYDTVALAKGTGSAVVKQGGKSWFFLTADYAFGHSLENDTAAVVKANGGTVVGAVRHPLSASDFSSFLLQAQASKAQILGLANAGGDTINAIKAAKEFGITKTMKIAGLLMFINDIHSLGLKNTEGLLMTDSWYWDMNDDTRKFAARFFTKMKKMPSSLQAADYSAAHTYLKAVEAAKTDDPDKVMAELKKMKINDFYTKGYIRQDGRGIHDMYLMQVKSPAESKKPWDYLKVVATIPGEQAFTTVAESKCAMMKK